The Xanthobacter flavus genome includes a window with the following:
- a CDS encoding STAS domain-containing protein, with the protein MKIERTPLGPDIILVRLEGRLDIAGAAAVEPEFKSSCQAARVLVVDLSGTPFMASIGIRLLLAGAKGLHRKGGTMGLFACDPQVEKVLRATGVDQLVGIHATRDEALAAAGVSPAT; encoded by the coding sequence ATGAAGATCGAGAGGACCCCGCTCGGCCCCGACATCATCCTCGTGCGCCTCGAGGGCCGCCTCGACATTGCCGGCGCGGCGGCGGTGGAGCCGGAATTCAAGTCGTCCTGCCAGGCCGCCCGCGTACTTGTGGTCGACCTCTCCGGCACGCCGTTCATGGCCTCCATCGGCATCCGCCTTCTGCTGGCGGGCGCCAAGGGACTGCATCGCAAGGGCGGCACCATGGGGCTGTTCGCCTGCGATCCCCAGGTGGAGAAGGTGCTTCGGGCCACCGGCGTCGACCAACTGGTCGGCATCCACGCCACGCGGGACGAGGCGCTCGCGGCGGCGGGCGTCTCCCCGGCAACCTGA
- a CDS encoding ABC transporter substrate-binding protein translates to MDRRSLLALGLGAGAAGLVGTVPGAFAQTNGGNGQPRPAGAPAPVAAANGEPFRVLMLTFRGDTDVERGFRDYFAANDVKVEFMTRDVERDASRVKPILAEVLPSFRPNLIYTYGTPLTLGVAGPYDAPPTAGFVRDIPVVFALVAAPVQVKIAPSLASSGRNVTGAVHVVPTDVQMRAMQSYKAFRKVGVIYSPNESNSVAIINEMKAFSATIGAEVLTQPLTMVGNKPTGDGVEEFVRNLKAQGAEWLYLPADTFLATIFDRVGPAALAAGLPTFGATEFFLREGLGLVGLVSRYYSVGQLAASKAVEILVQHVPPRDIPIETLKRFALIINMNVAKQLGVYPPIAMLNYAEVIT, encoded by the coding sequence ATGGATCGCCGTTCCCTCCTCGCACTCGGCCTCGGCGCGGGTGCCGCGGGGCTGGTGGGTACCGTCCCCGGCGCCTTCGCGCAGACCAATGGCGGCAATGGCCAGCCCCGTCCCGCCGGGGCGCCTGCGCCCGTTGCCGCGGCCAATGGCGAACCGTTCCGCGTGCTGATGCTGACCTTCCGCGGCGATACCGACGTGGAGCGCGGCTTCCGGGATTATTTCGCCGCCAATGACGTCAAGGTCGAGTTCATGACCCGCGACGTGGAGCGGGACGCGAGCCGCGTGAAGCCCATCCTCGCGGAGGTGCTGCCCAGCTTCCGGCCCAACCTCATCTATACCTACGGCACGCCGCTGACGCTGGGCGTCGCCGGTCCGTATGACGCACCGCCAACCGCCGGCTTCGTGCGGGACATTCCGGTGGTCTTCGCGCTGGTCGCGGCGCCGGTGCAGGTGAAGATCGCCCCTTCTCTCGCCTCCTCGGGGCGCAATGTGACCGGCGCGGTGCATGTGGTGCCGACCGACGTGCAGATGCGCGCCATGCAGAGCTACAAGGCGTTCAGGAAGGTCGGCGTCATCTATTCGCCGAACGAGAGCAACTCCGTCGCGATCATCAACGAGATGAAGGCCTTCTCCGCCACCATCGGCGCCGAGGTGCTGACGCAGCCCCTCACCATGGTCGGCAACAAGCCGACCGGCGACGGGGTGGAGGAATTCGTGAGGAACCTGAAGGCGCAGGGCGCCGAATGGCTCTACCTGCCCGCAGATACCTTCCTCGCCACCATCTTCGATCGGGTCGGCCCGGCCGCGCTCGCCGCGGGGCTGCCCACGTTCGGGGCTACGGAGTTCTTCCTGCGCGAGGGGCTGGGGCTTGTCGGGCTGGTCAGCCGCTATTATTCCGTGGGCCAGCTCGCCGCCTCCAAGGCGGTTGAGATCCTCGTCCAGCACGTGCCGCCACGAGACATCCCCATCGAGACGCTCAAGCGCTTCGCGCTCATCATCAACATGAACGTGGCCAAGCAGCTCGGTGTCTATCCGCCCATCGCCATGCTCAATTATGCGGAAGTAATCACGTGA
- a CDS encoding MFS transporter, whose amino-acid sequence MIGLRGGISIAIVIILCSALAVIGWGSEQAAQRTIAPEIVAKANSVGRAAADLVQRAASVGVPFDRLVGVNRYFDELRAANVEFTQISLNAAGGKELARSGDAPAGGDAPRVMVPVQDSEGRRLGDVMIVVDPGVVSQQVGAVLVDVAFIGIVALLVALELVALVVGTRGLESLVAVERRLKALKRGVLSRQDGGGGAAGDLILPIDRHVETLAERHLALRAEAEHRGDAKAIARLDEIEVRTGLGRVQAAESEAAIAVRPALFLFMLAEELTRPFLPRAAQALGVPAGYGPDMAASLPIVAFMAVVALCQVPFASLSERLGRRPGFIAGAALAAAGYVVSAISPHYDVFLAARVTTAVGYALVFVSAQGHVVDLSSGAARSAALAVFVRAIMVASLCGPPIGGVIADRLGPGVAFGTSAGLALVALLVARLTLPAAARHRAVANVGLADLKAAARAPGLMSLLLGCAFPAKFLFAALCFLLVPLELQREGFSSAAIGRFQMIYPVLMVIGVPFFAALADRFSARAGFVVAGGLVSGIGAMAVLLHPSVALIVVALVALGWGQAMSIASQSALVADTATSMGAGRAAGVLGLFRLVERSGNAAGPASAGFLLSTLGFASATGFLGAVAVAGAMLFALSGRRIFVHHSRRASSAAASEGSSA is encoded by the coding sequence ATGATCGGCCTGCGCGGCGGCATCTCCATCGCCATCGTCATCATCCTGTGCTCGGCGCTGGCGGTGATCGGCTGGGGCTCCGAGCAGGCGGCCCAGCGCACCATCGCGCCGGAGATCGTCGCCAAAGCCAATTCCGTGGGTCGCGCCGCCGCCGACCTGGTGCAGCGCGCCGCCTCCGTGGGGGTGCCGTTCGACCGCCTGGTGGGGGTGAACCGCTATTTCGATGAGCTGCGCGCCGCCAACGTCGAGTTCACCCAGATCAGCCTCAACGCGGCCGGCGGCAAGGAACTGGCGCGGTCGGGCGACGCGCCGGCCGGCGGCGATGCCCCCCGGGTGATGGTCCCTGTTCAGGATTCCGAGGGCCGCCGCCTCGGCGACGTGATGATCGTGGTCGATCCCGGCGTCGTCTCCCAGCAGGTCGGCGCCGTGCTGGTGGACGTGGCCTTCATCGGCATCGTCGCGCTGCTTGTGGCGCTGGAGCTCGTCGCCCTGGTCGTCGGCACCCGCGGTCTCGAATCGCTGGTGGCGGTGGAGCGGCGGCTGAAGGCGCTGAAGCGCGGCGTGCTCTCCCGGCAAGATGGCGGCGGCGGCGCGGCCGGCGACCTGATCCTGCCCATCGACCGCCACGTGGAAACCCTCGCGGAGCGCCATCTCGCGTTGCGCGCCGAGGCGGAGCACCGAGGCGATGCCAAGGCGATCGCGCGGCTGGATGAAATCGAGGTCCGCACCGGGCTCGGCCGGGTCCAGGCGGCCGAGAGCGAGGCCGCCATCGCGGTGCGCCCGGCGCTGTTCCTCTTCATGCTGGCGGAGGAACTTACCCGGCCCTTCCTGCCGCGCGCGGCCCAGGCGCTGGGCGTTCCGGCCGGCTACGGTCCCGACATGGCGGCGAGCCTGCCCATCGTCGCCTTCATGGCGGTCGTCGCGCTGTGCCAGGTACCTTTCGCCTCCCTGTCCGAGCGGCTCGGCCGCCGCCCCGGCTTCATCGCGGGCGCGGCGCTGGCGGCGGCGGGCTACGTGGTCTCGGCGATCAGCCCGCATTACGACGTTTTCCTCGCCGCCCGCGTCACCACGGCGGTCGGCTATGCGCTGGTGTTCGTGTCCGCGCAGGGACATGTGGTGGACCTCTCCTCCGGCGCCGCCCGCAGTGCGGCGCTGGCCGTGTTCGTGCGCGCCATCATGGTGGCGAGCCTGTGCGGCCCGCCGATCGGCGGCGTCATCGCCGACCGGCTGGGGCCGGGCGTCGCCTTCGGCACCTCCGCCGGCCTTGCCCTCGTGGCGCTTCTCGTGGCCCGCCTGACGCTCCCCGCCGCGGCGCGTCATCGCGCAGTCGCCAACGTGGGACTGGCCGATCTCAAGGCGGCCGCCCGCGCACCGGGGCTGATGTCCCTGCTGCTCGGCTGCGCCTTCCCGGCCAAGTTCCTGTTCGCCGCCCTGTGCTTCCTGCTCGTGCCGCTGGAACTGCAGCGCGAGGGCTTTTCCTCTGCGGCCATCGGCCGTTTCCAGATGATCTATCCGGTGCTGATGGTGATCGGCGTGCCCTTCTTCGCCGCCCTCGCGGACCGCTTCAGCGCCCGCGCGGGCTTCGTGGTGGCGGGCGGGCTGGTATCGGGCATCGGCGCCATGGCGGTGCTGCTCCACCCCTCCGTGGCGCTGATCGTGGTGGCTCTGGTCGCGCTGGGGTGGGGGCAAGCCATGTCCATCGCCTCCCAGTCGGCGCTGGTAGCCGATACCGCGACCAGCATGGGCGCCGGCCGCGCGGCCGGCGTTCTCGGCCTTTTCCGGCTGGTGGAGCGCTCCGGAAACGCCGCCGGTCCGGCGAGCGCCGGCTTCCTGCTTTCGACCCTCGGCTTTGCGTCGGCTACGGGTTTTCTCGGTGCTGTGGCGGTAGCCGGGGCTATGCTATTTGCGCTATCCGGACGCAGAATCTTCGTCCATCATTCGCGGCGCGCGTCCTCCGCGGCCGCCTCGGAAGGGAGTTCCGCCTGA
- a CDS encoding SpoIIE family protein phosphatase, translating into MLLRTRITLIVATGFTLLMLGIWGATVLRDRVAQAREGELAIEGQTVLWREIVAFQTANLARILERIDSSSPFRIALGFSDRSGIAAAIREVGIDIDDPATYFEVVAADREVVFSDSSTNARYILDAGSLDRALKGEILSGLRQISGSQVIVITTRTVDLPGLGRAVLVLGRDAALGMDRFARGISAATTLITLRGRVVASSDFRLWERAKVSITPRRPTAEQLMLDGRNYNVTSIPIADVSGSAVGALVSLEDTTQTVQATALIRQSAVAGAIVLVLLGVVGLNVFLWYSFRPLESAIDVLQALSRGDTSVTVGHAGNDEIGRIAAAVVALRGNVQALAESRRQRERVRRRQEVVISGELQALADAIDPTDREEVLALLAKGEESENDDELKRVARVLHDLSRRIVEQHTRLSSMVVELREALITKTKLAGLQQELEIARQVQLAILPKEFPPDARVAVHGQMTPAREVGGDFYDYFMIDDTTLGFVVADVSGKGVPAALFMAISRTLLRSTALFERSPAGCIRRLNDLLAVENEQMLFVTVLYGVVDLSSGKVTYVNAGHNLPYRIARSGEVTTVPSTGGMAVAVLEGFVYQQHELHLAPGDALFLYTDGVTEAFDIDEQPYGEERVEELLRSGAADWSVEELNERVLAAVHLFERGAPQADDITCLTLRYFGGHGPRRTR; encoded by the coding sequence ATGCTGCTGCGCACCCGCATCACCCTCATCGTCGCCACCGGCTTCACCTTGCTCATGCTGGGCATCTGGGGCGCTACGGTGCTGCGCGACCGCGTCGCCCAGGCCCGCGAGGGCGAGCTGGCCATCGAGGGACAGACCGTCCTCTGGCGGGAGATCGTCGCCTTCCAGACCGCCAATCTCGCCCGCATCCTGGAGCGCATCGACAGTTCCTCGCCGTTCCGGATCGCGCTGGGCTTCTCGGATCGGTCGGGCATCGCCGCGGCCATCCGCGAGGTGGGCATCGATATCGACGATCCCGCCACCTATTTCGAGGTGGTGGCCGCCGACCGCGAGGTGGTGTTCAGCGACAGCTCCACCAATGCCCGCTACATCCTGGACGCGGGCAGCCTCGACCGTGCCCTCAAGGGCGAGATTCTCTCCGGACTGCGCCAGATCAGCGGCTCGCAGGTGATCGTCATCACCACCCGCACCGTCGATCTGCCCGGTCTCGGACGGGCGGTGCTCGTGCTCGGCCGCGATGCGGCGCTCGGGATGGACCGCTTCGCGCGCGGCATCAGCGCCGCCACCACCCTCATCACCCTGCGCGGGCGGGTGGTCGCCAGCAGCGATTTCCGCCTGTGGGAACGGGCGAAGGTGTCCATCACACCGCGCCGGCCCACCGCCGAGCAGCTGATGCTGGACGGGCGCAACTACAACGTGACCTCCATCCCCATCGCCGACGTGAGCGGCAGCGCCGTGGGCGCGCTGGTGAGCCTCGAGGACACGACGCAGACGGTGCAGGCCACCGCCCTCATTCGCCAGTCCGCGGTCGCAGGCGCGATCGTCCTCGTCCTGCTCGGCGTCGTCGGCCTCAATGTCTTCCTCTGGTACAGCTTCCGGCCGCTGGAATCGGCCATCGACGTGCTGCAGGCTCTCTCCCGCGGCGACACCTCGGTGACGGTGGGTCATGCCGGCAATGACGAGATCGGCCGCATCGCCGCGGCCGTCGTCGCGCTGCGCGGCAATGTGCAGGCCCTCGCCGAGAGCCGGCGCCAGCGCGAGCGCGTGCGGCGGCGGCAGGAGGTGGTGATCTCCGGCGAGTTGCAGGCGCTGGCCGACGCCATCGATCCGACCGACCGCGAGGAGGTTCTGGCCCTGCTTGCAAAGGGCGAGGAGAGCGAGAACGACGACGAGCTGAAGCGCGTCGCCCGCGTGCTCCACGACCTCTCGCGGCGGATCGTCGAACAGCATACCCGCCTCTCGTCCATGGTGGTGGAGCTGCGCGAGGCCCTCATCACCAAGACCAAGCTCGCCGGTCTCCAGCAGGAACTGGAGATCGCCCGGCAGGTGCAGCTCGCCATCCTGCCCAAGGAATTTCCGCCGGATGCGCGCGTCGCCGTGCACGGCCAGATGACCCCCGCGCGCGAGGTGGGCGGCGACTTCTACGATTACTTCATGATCGACGACACCACGCTCGGCTTCGTGGTGGCGGACGTCTCCGGCAAGGGCGTGCCGGCGGCTCTGTTCATGGCCATCTCCCGCACCCTGCTGCGCTCCACCGCGCTGTTCGAGCGCTCACCGGCGGGCTGCATCCGCCGCCTCAACGACCTGCTCGCGGTGGAAAACGAGCAGATGCTGTTCGTCACCGTGCTCTATGGCGTGGTCGACCTCTCCTCGGGGAAGGTCACCTATGTGAATGCCGGTCACAATCTGCCCTACCGCATCGCCCGCTCCGGCGAAGTGACGACCGTTCCCTCCACCGGCGGCATGGCGGTGGCCGTGCTGGAAGGCTTCGTCTACCAGCAGCACGAATTGCACCTCGCGCCCGGCGACGCGCTCTTCCTCTATACGGACGGCGTGACGGAAGCCTTCGACATCGACGAGCAGCCCTACGGCGAGGAGCGCGTGGAGGAGCTGCTGCGCAGCGGCGCTGCCGACTGGTCGGTGGAGGAGCTGAACGAGCGGGTGCTGGCAGCGGTGCATCTCTTCGAGCGCGGCGCGCCCCAGGCCGACGATATCACCTGCCTGACCCTGCGCTATTTCGGCGGCCACGGCCCCCGCCGGACACGCTGA
- a CDS encoding MFS transporter: protein MSIDARAAGWPAAEVSSIGAVCSAHFCSHFLQLALTPLFIMMRADLQVSFIELGLLLSVFYLFSGAGQVAAGVLVDRFGADRLLLAGILTQGAATAAMGIAPSYVLLLPLAALAGLGNSVYHPADLSILSHKVAAPRLGRAFAAHVIAGSIGFGLSPIVSGAIGAHFGWRTALIAMGLLVVLIGLLLAVFRGPLRAPAGRAAHAAAGGTPHSFLDVLAMPVVLMAFLYFTLTAVALSGIQSFSIVALQEGFGAAVALATLAVALFQVGNTAGVAIGGHVADRSTQHHQIAMSGLAAAAAFGFLAAWLQAAPEVTVGLIALVGFCMGLTTPSRDVLVRSAAPAGATGKVFGIVYSGYDIGSLVGPLMFGLMLDHHHPRMVFVGAAAALALAVGTAFAVRRRPT from the coding sequence ATGTCCATAGACGCACGCGCGGCCGGCTGGCCCGCGGCCGAGGTTTCCTCCATCGGCGCCGTCTGTAGCGCCCACTTTTGCAGCCATTTCCTCCAGCTCGCCCTCACCCCGCTGTTCATCATGATGCGGGCCGACCTCCAGGTCTCCTTCATCGAGCTGGGGCTGTTGCTCTCCGTCTTCTATCTGTTCTCGGGCGCCGGGCAGGTGGCCGCCGGCGTGCTGGTGGACCGCTTCGGCGCTGACCGCCTGCTGCTCGCCGGCATCCTCACCCAGGGCGCCGCGACGGCGGCCATGGGCATCGCGCCGAGCTATGTGCTGCTGCTGCCCCTCGCCGCGCTCGCGGGCCTCGGCAATTCGGTCTACCACCCGGCCGACCTCTCCATCCTCAGCCACAAGGTGGCGGCGCCCCGGCTCGGGCGGGCCTTCGCCGCCCATGTGATTGCCGGAAGCATCGGCTTCGGCCTGTCGCCGATCGTGTCGGGCGCCATCGGCGCGCATTTCGGCTGGCGCACGGCGCTCATCGCCATGGGGCTGCTGGTGGTGCTGATCGGGCTTCTGCTCGCGGTCTTCCGGGGCCCCTTGCGCGCGCCAGCTGGACGCGCGGCCCATGCGGCGGCGGGGGGCACACCGCACTCCTTCCTCGATGTGCTGGCCATGCCCGTGGTGCTGATGGCCTTTCTCTATTTCACCCTCACCGCGGTCGCCCTCTCGGGCATCCAGAGCTTCTCCATCGTCGCTCTGCAGGAAGGCTTTGGCGCGGCGGTGGCGCTGGCGACGCTGGCGGTGGCGCTGTTCCAGGTGGGCAACACGGCGGGCGTCGCCATCGGCGGGCATGTGGCGGACCGCTCCACCCAGCACCACCAGATCGCCATGAGCGGCCTTGCTGCCGCTGCCGCCTTCGGTTTTCTCGCCGCCTGGCTTCAGGCGGCACCTGAAGTGACGGTTGGTCTCATCGCCTTGGTGGGTTTTTGCATGGGCCTCACCACCCCCTCGCGCGACGTGCTGGTGCGCAGCGCGGCGCCGGCGGGCGCCACCGGCAAGGTCTTCGGCATCGTCTATTCGGGCTACGACATCGGCTCGCTGGTGGGACCGCTGATGTTCGGCCTGATGCTCGACCATCACCACCCGCGCATGGTGTTCGTGGGCGCCGCCGCCGCATTGGCCCTCGCGGTCGGAACCGCCTTCGCAGTGCGCCGCCGGCCAACCTAG
- a CDS encoding FAD-binding oxidoreductase: MSSHAPQPILLDAVRLSGLLDRIAARIGASYVRTDAHDLAPHLVEGRGLYQGTTPALVEPANTEEVAFVVAACAEAGVPVVPQGGNTGLVGGQVPFGALLISLRRLNRIRDLDPVDLTVIAEAGCTLHQVQQAAEAAGCLFPLSIGSEGSCQIGGNLSTNAGGTAVLRYGNMRELAFGLEVVLPDGRIWNGLSRLRKDNTGYALKDLFIGAEGTLGIITAAVLRLFPAPRARATALLGIADPETALSLFRRLRNAAGDSLTGFEIMPDFGLEIVLKHMPGSVRPLAERHPWYVLAELTSTRPNDDLSQLALDTFEAAFEAGEIEDAVVGSSEAQCDALWKLREDMSDAQKFEGGSIKHDVSVPVSKVPYFIAEANRLCEAHMPGIRICAFGHMGDGNIHYNLSQPEGMDKAAYLATWEEFNRIVHDLVASLGGSISAEHGIGILKREELPMYKDKVALDVMAAIKRAIDPRGLANPGKVLMD; this comes from the coding sequence ATGTCGAGCCATGCCCCCCAACCCATCCTTCTCGATGCCGTCCGCCTCTCCGGGCTTCTGGACCGCATCGCCGCCCGCATTGGTGCGTCCTACGTGCGCACCGACGCTCACGACCTCGCCCCCCATCTGGTGGAGGGGCGGGGCCTCTACCAGGGAACGACCCCGGCGCTGGTCGAGCCGGCCAATACCGAGGAAGTCGCCTTCGTGGTCGCCGCCTGTGCCGAAGCCGGCGTGCCGGTGGTGCCGCAGGGCGGCAATACCGGCCTCGTGGGCGGTCAGGTGCCGTTCGGCGCGCTGCTGATTTCGCTGCGCCGGCTGAACCGCATCCGCGACCTCGATCCGGTGGACCTCACAGTCATCGCCGAGGCCGGCTGCACGCTGCACCAGGTGCAGCAGGCGGCGGAGGCGGCGGGCTGCCTGTTCCCGCTCTCCATCGGCTCGGAAGGTTCCTGCCAGATCGGCGGCAATCTCTCCACCAATGCCGGCGGGACCGCCGTGCTGCGCTATGGCAACATGCGCGAACTCGCCTTCGGCCTGGAAGTCGTGCTGCCGGACGGCCGGATCTGGAACGGTCTGTCGCGCCTGCGCAAGGATAATACGGGCTACGCGCTGAAGGACCTCTTCATCGGCGCGGAGGGCACGCTCGGCATCATCACCGCCGCTGTGCTGCGCCTGTTCCCGGCGCCCCGCGCCCGGGCGACGGCGCTGCTCGGCATTGCCGATCCCGAGACCGCGCTCTCCCTGTTCCGCCGCCTGCGCAACGCCGCCGGCGACAGCCTGACCGGCTTCGAGATCATGCCGGACTTCGGCCTGGAGATCGTGCTCAAGCACATGCCCGGCTCGGTGCGCCCGCTGGCGGAGCGGCATCCCTGGTACGTGCTCGCGGAGCTCACCTCCACCCGCCCCAACGACGACCTCTCCCAGCTCGCCCTCGACACGTTCGAGGCAGCGTTCGAGGCGGGCGAGATCGAGGATGCGGTGGTGGGCTCCTCGGAAGCCCAGTGCGACGCCCTGTGGAAGCTGCGCGAGGACATGTCCGACGCGCAGAAGTTCGAAGGCGGCTCCATCAAGCACGACGTGTCCGTGCCGGTGTCCAAGGTGCCGTACTTCATCGCCGAGGCGAACCGGCTGTGCGAGGCGCACATGCCGGGCATCCGCATCTGCGCCTTCGGCCACATGGGCGACGGCAACATCCACTACAATCTCAGCCAGCCCGAGGGCATGGACAAGGCCGCCTACCTCGCCACCTGGGAGGAGTTCAACCGCATCGTCCACGATCTCGTGGCCTCGCTGGGCGGTTCCATCTCGGCGGAGCACGGCATCGGCATCCTCAAGCGCGAGGAACTGCCCATGTACAAGGACAAGGTGGCGCTGGACGTGATGGCCGCCATCAAGCGCGCCATCGATCCGCGCGGCCTCGCCAATCCCGGCAAGGTGCTGATGGACTGA
- the rimM gene encoding ribosome maturation factor RimM (Essential for efficient processing of 16S rRNA), translated as MTDRVLVARIGAPHGVKGEVRLFVFTEDPAAILDYDPLTDASGRTRYRITALRAAKDHFVARLANVADRTAAEALTNVDLYVPREALPPPEDEDTFYHADLIGLAVEDEAGARIGTVTALHDFGAGDILEYAPALPGIRAKTLMVPFTRDAVPVVDVKGGRVVIAEAFVERRDPEPEAGEDKEG; from the coding sequence ATGACCGACCGCGTCCTCGTCGCCCGTATCGGCGCCCCCCATGGCGTGAAGGGCGAGGTGCGGCTGTTCGTCTTCACCGAGGATCCGGCCGCGATCCTCGACTACGACCCGCTCACCGATGCCTCGGGGCGCACCCGCTACCGCATCACGGCGCTGCGCGCGGCCAAGGACCATTTCGTCGCGCGCCTCGCCAACGTCGCCGACCGTACAGCCGCCGAGGCGCTGACCAACGTGGACCTCTATGTCCCCCGCGAAGCTCTGCCGCCGCCGGAGGACGAAGATACCTTCTATCATGCGGACCTGATCGGCCTTGCCGTGGAGGACGAGGCCGGCGCGCGCATCGGCACCGTCACCGCCCTGCACGATTTCGGCGCCGGCGACATCCTTGAATATGCCCCTGCCCTCCCCGGCATCCGGGCGAAGACGCTGATGGTGCCCTTCACCCGCGATGCCGTGCCGGTGGTGGACGTGAAGGGCGGCCGGGTGGTCATCGCCGAGGCCTTCGTCGAGCGCCGCGACCCCGAACCCGAGGCGGGTGAGGACAAGGAGGGCTGA
- the trmD gene encoding tRNA (guanosine(37)-N1)-methyltransferase TrmD, with amino-acid sequence MTFRASVLTLYPEMFPGPLGHALAGRALANGLWGLEAVQIREHALDRHRSVDDTPAGGGPGMVMRADVLARAIDAVSPADDPRPRLLMTPRGRPLTQARVRELAAGPGAVILCGRFEGVDERIVAARGLEEVCVGDVVLSGGEAAALLLLDACVRLIPGVMGKAESGTDESFSHGLLEYPQYTRPQLFEGQGIPEVLTSGDHARIAHWRQAEAEAVTRARRPDLLSPARDGSKTERE; translated from the coding sequence ATGACCTTCCGCGCCAGCGTCCTCACCCTCTATCCGGAGATGTTTCCGGGTCCCCTCGGCCATGCCCTCGCCGGCCGCGCGCTGGCGAACGGGCTGTGGGGGCTGGAGGCCGTGCAGATCCGCGAACACGCCCTCGACCGCCATCGCTCGGTGGACGACACCCCGGCCGGCGGCGGGCCGGGCATGGTGATGCGGGCCGACGTGCTCGCCCGCGCCATCGACGCCGTTTCCCCGGCGGACGATCCCCGCCCCCGCCTGCTGATGACCCCACGCGGCCGCCCGCTGACGCAGGCGCGCGTGCGAGAACTGGCGGCGGGGCCGGGCGCGGTCATCCTCTGCGGGCGGTTCGAGGGCGTGGATGAGCGCATCGTCGCGGCGCGCGGCCTCGAGGAGGTCTGCGTGGGCGACGTGGTACTCTCCGGCGGCGAAGCGGCCGCGCTTTTGCTGCTCGACGCGTGCGTCCGGCTCATTCCCGGCGTCATGGGCAAGGCGGAGAGCGGCACGGACGAGAGCTTTTCTCACGGCCTGCTGGAGTATCCGCAATACACGCGGCCGCAGCTGTTCGAGGGACAGGGCATCCCCGAGGTGCTCACCTCCGGCGATCACGCCCGCATCGCCCACTGGCGGCAGGCGGAGGCGGAGGCGGTCACGCGCGCGCGGCGACCGGACCTTCTTTCGCCCGCGCGTGACGGATCCAAGACGGAAAGGGAATGA
- the rplS gene encoding 50S ribosomal protein L19: MNIIQTLEAEQATKLAEKRAIPEFQPGDTVTVNVKVVEGERTRVQAYEGVVIARSGGGLNESFTVRKISYGEGVERVFPVYSPLIDSIKVVRRGKVRRAKLYYLRDRRGKSARIAERQDRTADGKVKKAKGAKAPAAAE, encoded by the coding sequence ATGAACATTATCCAGACGCTCGAAGCCGAGCAGGCGACGAAGCTCGCCGAGAAGCGGGCCATTCCCGAGTTCCAGCCCGGCGATACCGTGACTGTGAACGTGAAGGTGGTCGAAGGCGAGCGCACCCGCGTGCAGGCCTACGAGGGCGTGGTGATCGCCCGTTCCGGCGGTGGCCTGAACGAGAGCTTCACCGTCCGCAAGATTTCCTACGGCGAAGGCGTGGAGCGCGTGTTCCCGGTCTATTCGCCGCTGATCGATTCCATCAAGGTGGTTCGTCGCGGCAAGGTGCGTCGCGCCAAGCTCTATTACCTGCGCGACCGCCGCGGCAAGTCCGCCCGTATCGCCGAGCGTCAGGACCGCACGGCCGACGGCAAGGTCAAGAAGGCCAAGGGCGCCAAGGCTCCTGCCGCCGCCGAGTGA
- a CDS encoding ANTAR domain-containing response regulator — MANDLTLRIVIVDESDVRAAILEEGLKEAGFETVLRITGRNNLLERIYAIDPDVILIDLEDPSRDTIEQMFQVSREVKRPVAMFVDQTDSKTIEDAIEAGVASYVVDGLRKERVKPILETTISRFRAFARLKAELEEAKTQLEERKAIDRAKMLLMKMKGIDEEAAYHLLRRTAMNEKKRIVDIAQSIITAAELLR, encoded by the coding sequence ATGGCGAACGACCTTACCCTCAGGATCGTGATCGTCGACGAGAGCGACGTGCGCGCCGCCATCCTGGAGGAGGGCCTCAAGGAGGCGGGCTTCGAAACGGTGCTGCGCATCACCGGCCGCAACAACCTGCTGGAGCGCATTTACGCCATCGACCCCGATGTGATCCTCATCGACCTCGAAGATCCCTCGCGCGACACCATCGAGCAGATGTTCCAGGTGAGCCGCGAGGTAAAGCGGCCGGTCGCCATGTTCGTGGACCAGACCGATTCGAAGACCATCGAGGACGCCATCGAGGCCGGCGTCGCCTCCTATGTGGTGGACGGGCTTCGGAAGGAGCGGGTGAAGCCGATCCTCGAGACCACCATCTCCCGCTTCCGCGCCTTCGCCCGCCTCAAGGCGGAGCTGGAGGAGGCAAAAACCCAGCTCGAAGAGCGCAAAGCAATCGACCGGGCCAAGATGCTGCTCATGAAGATGAAGGGCATCGACGAGGAGGCCGCCTACCACCTCCTGCGCCGCACCGCCATGAACGAGAAGAAGCGCATCGTCGACATCGCCCAGTCCATCATCACCGCCGCGGAGCTTCTGCGATGA